The Leptospira stimsonii DNA segment CTTTCGAGTTTTGTTCCTGAAAAAAAGGATCGGGATCGGGTATCGGTCGACTACATCCTGAAATTACAGATACAAGGGAAGACGGGCTTACGTTCAAACCGCTAGCGAGTTCTGTGACGAGCGACGGGTATTTTCCTTTCTTATCGGTAATCTTTCCGGAACGGCTCATAATTAAGATCGCAGGAATGTATTTTCGATATTTCTCATATAGAAAGAAAAGTCGGGAGGACGCGGTCTTTCGAATATCGGACTTCTGCGAAGTTCGGAGTAATTCTTCGTATAAGGGAATTGAAAAAAGAGGATCCTCTTTTTCCATCGCGTAAGCGTCCTCGTAGGAAACGGACTCCAAGCTCAAAACAAAACTTAAGAAAATTAAAATATAAGAAAAACGTTTAAAATACATTTCTGAGAACTTCCCGCTTTGCGTCGCTTCCGTGATTGAGAGGACAAACTTCGGAAGGTACGGTTCCATTCTTGAACAATTCCTTTTTGGAATGTTTGCAGGATGGTCCCGGAAGTTTTCCCGATTCTTCACAGACCGTTGCGGTGATCGCGTGTTCGGTTACGGGATATCTTCGTTTTAGTTCCTCCGCGTCCTCGGCGGATTCGAAAACCTTTGCGACCGCACCCCAAAGAGGAGCGGCTACGGTGCCGCCTAACGCGGACGAGCCGAGACCATAGCTCGGATCGTCGTATCCAAGCCAGATCGCCATGGAAAGTCCCGGTTTGACTCCGACGAACCAATTGTCCCGATTGTCGTTCGTGGTTCCCGTTTTACCGGCCACTTCGCCTTTGTAACCTGTGTTCCTTACACCCGCAGAATTCGCGCTTCCATGGAGAAGATCGACCATGATCTCCGCAACTTGGGAAGAGAGAACCTTTCGTTCTTCCGGAACTTTTAAACCGAACTCGTCCGTCGCTTTTCTTTCAAAGATGATTTTTCCCGAACGATCGGTGATCTTCTGGATGAGATAAGGGCGTTTGATCGAACCGTCGTTCGCGAAGGCCGAATATGCCGAAGCCATTTCAAGAGGTGAAATTTCTAAAGACCCGAGTGCAAGGGAAAGGTCACCCCTAAATCTGGATTGGAGCATCTTGGAATCCGGGAAGAAAAATTTTTGAAAGAATTCTTGGATTCTGGAAATTCCGAGTTTTTCCGCGATCTGAACCGCGGCTGTGTTCTTGGACTTAGCCAAAGCTTGTCTAACGCTGATATCTCCGTCGTATTGATTTCCGATATTCTCCGGCATCCAGTTTCCGGTTTGATTTCGGTAAATGAGAGGTGCGTCCAAAATTCGAGAAGAAGCCGTAATCAGGCCGTTTTCAATAGCGGCGGAATAGAGAATCGGCTTTATAGACGAGCCGGTCTGGCGTTTCATACCTGTGGTTCGATCCAATTGGTTGTCCGCCTTAAATTCGGAACCGCCGTGCATCAATAGAATTTCACCAGTGGACGGATCAACGGCGACTAACGCAACTTGGAGACCCGATTCGTTTGAACCCGAAAAAGAATCCGTATCCATAAAGAGTTCAAGCGCCGGAGAAAGATCCTGCACGTATTTTCGAAAGACCGCCGTTTCGCTGGAATTCTTGTTATCCGTAAGTTTTGTCTTACGAACAAGTCCGTTCTTTTGCACGTTGTCCACATAAGACTTTACGATCTTCTGAAGTTCCGCCTGAACCGGTTCCGCGATCGTAGTATAGATCGAAAATCCTCCGGTCTCGTAGATATTTGAATCCGGATAAAGGGAATTTAAGAATTTACGAACGTGTTCCGTCACGTAAGGGGAATGGTCCCTTCGATTTCCGAAGACGGTTTCACCGGGAGAGCGCATGTGAAAGGAAAGATAGAGTTCGTCCAACTTCGTTTTCGGATTTTCTTTTAGAATTTCGTCTTCCCGAAAAGAATGAATGATCGCATTGACCCTCTGTCTCGAAAGATCCGGATTTTTCAGAGGAGAATATCGGTTCGGTGCGGAAGCCAAGGAGGCAAGAACGATCATCTCTTCGGTTGTAAGTTCGTTCGGATTCTTCTTAAAATAAAATTCTGCGGCGCTCGCGAACCCGAAAGCTCCGTGCCCTAAGTAGACGTTATTTAGATAATATAAGAATATTTGCTTTTTCTCATATGTATATTCGAGCGCAAAGGCTAGCTGAGCTTCTTTGATCTTTCTCACCAGACTTTTTTCACGATCGTCGAGGAGAATTCTCGCGAGCTGTTGTGTGATCGTGGAAGCGCCTTGTTTAAAACGAAAACTTGTGATATTTACAAGAATCGCTCTCGCAATGGAAAGGTAATTGATCCCGCTGTGGGAAAAAAATCTTCTATCCTCCACAAGAAGAACGATCTTCTTGAGATTCTCCGGATACGCGTCCCATTCCAAATTACTGGTCTTCTTTGCGAAAATTTCCGAGACTTTTTTCCCATCCCGATCGTAGATCACCGAAGGCTGGTGATTGTAAAAAAGAGAAATCATCTGTTGGAGTTCCGACTCTCGGGAAATGACCCCGACCCAAAAAACGATCATCCCCAAAAGAAGAAGGGAAATGACGACGCCTGCGGAAAGGAGAACGAAGTTCGGAAGTCGAAGACGATGCGAAGACATCTGATCCCGAAGTCTTTCGGCCAAGGTTTTGATCCGAGGCTGACTTCCCTCTTCCATCTCCCGACGGACGGAGAAGAACGGCTTTTCTTCGAAGACAATTTTTTCTCGACGAAGCAAAGGACGTTCCTCGCCGAAGAGTGGATCCGGAGTCGGTGTGTTCCGTGATTCCCGGAACTTTTCGCGGAGTTCCCGCATTTTTGAGTTCAGAGAAACTCGAATCTCTTCCAAAGAATGGGAAATTCTTTCTAAAAACCTCGGCCCCGTGGGTTCGAGATCTTTTTGTGGAGTTGAATTCGCGGGAGTTCCCGCGTTTCGAAGAGGCTCTTCTCTTCTTGGAGGCTCGGTCGGCTTCGAAGGACTTATTTTTGGAGCAGAAACGATCGGTTCTCTGGGCGACAAGGTTGGAGGGGGAGGTTCCATTCTCACCAAAGCCTTATGACCGCATTGATAACAGGTCAGTCGGAAGACGGAACCGGTGGGAACTCCTTCCGGCAATCGGGACGCGGTCCCGCACTCAGGGCAAAGAAATCGAGGACTTCTTAGAGTTTGAATCCCTGTCTCCATCATCCTCTTAATTGTCGGAGGATCTTCAGGATCCAGACAAGCACTTAATTCTCTTTTTCTTTCCTTTCCGTAACGACGGTGAAATCGT contains these protein-coding regions:
- a CDS encoding transglycosylase domain-containing protein — translated: METGIQTLRSPRFLCPECGTASRLPEGVPTGSVFRLTCYQCGHKALVRMEPPPPTLSPREPIVSAPKISPSKPTEPPRREEPLRNAGTPANSTPQKDLEPTGPRFLERISHSLEEIRVSLNSKMRELREKFRESRNTPTPDPLFGEERPLLRREKIVFEEKPFFSVRREMEEGSQPRIKTLAERLRDQMSSHRLRLPNFVLLSAGVVISLLLLGMIVFWVGVISRESELQQMISLFYNHQPSVIYDRDGKKVSEIFAKKTSNLEWDAYPENLKKIVLLVEDRRFFSHSGINYLSIARAILVNITSFRFKQGASTITQQLARILLDDREKSLVRKIKEAQLAFALEYTYEKKQIFLYYLNNVYLGHGAFGFASAAEFYFKKNPNELTTEEMIVLASLASAPNRYSPLKNPDLSRQRVNAIIHSFREDEILKENPKTKLDELYLSFHMRSPGETVFGNRRDHSPYVTEHVRKFLNSLYPDSNIYETGGFSIYTTIAEPVQAELQKIVKSYVDNVQKNGLVRKTKLTDNKNSSETAVFRKYVQDLSPALELFMDTDSFSGSNESGLQVALVAVDPSTGEILLMHGGSEFKADNQLDRTTGMKRQTGSSIKPILYSAAIENGLITASSRILDAPLIYRNQTGNWMPENIGNQYDGDISVRQALAKSKNTAAVQIAEKLGISRIQEFFQKFFFPDSKMLQSRFRGDLSLALGSLEISPLEMASAYSAFANDGSIKRPYLIQKITDRSGKIIFERKATDEFGLKVPEERKVLSSQVAEIMVDLLHGSANSAGVRNTGYKGEVAGKTGTTNDNRDNWFVGVKPGLSMAIWLGYDDPSYGLGSSALGGTVAAPLWGAVAKVFESAEDAEELKRRYPVTEHAITATVCEESGKLPGPSCKHSKKELFKNGTVPSEVCPLNHGSDAKREVLRNVF